TTCCACTTCCCAGGGGCTTTCTATTCCCAATAAATGATTGTAAAATTCTTCCAGAGTCTCTTTCATATCTTCAGTATCGTCATTTTGTCAGTTTTCCACACGGTTTCCTGAAGCGCCAAAGATTTTAATTTAACTGTTTGATGCGTTCTTTCCTTCGCATAACGAGTCTGTAGAAAAAGCCTTTAAATATGGAAATTAATTGACAATTTGCGCTTATCGCTTATAATAGAGCAAAATCATGTGATGAAGTACGCCACGCCTCGTTATAAGAACTACGATTACGGCCAGTCACTCCTTTTTCCCGTCAATATCATTGCGAAATATCGAGGTACTGGGATGAAAGACATATTAAAGCATAAGGATTTTATTGGGTCCGTTCACTTCAATGCCGATGACGAGCTTTTTTACGGTAAAATTGAAGGGATTAACGATCTTATTACTTTCGAAGGCAAATCGGTCAAAGAACTTCTCTCCTCTTTCAGGGAAGCCGTTGACGATTATATTCGCCTTTGTAAATCAAATAAGAAACCGATTTATAAATCCTATAAAGGAAGTTTTAATGTCAGAATATCCCCCACGTTGCATAGAAAGGCTATTGAAAAAGCATTATCACTTGGAATTCCCTTGAATCAATTAGTTCAAAAGGCGATTGAAAATGAGGTATCAACGGGTAAATAAAAGCGGGGTAACTTCGAGTTAGCGAAAAAATATTTTCACCGTTATCGCATATGCATCGATTTTATTGTTGAAGACGATAAGATAATTCCCGTCGATATAGGCAGTCATGACGACGTGTACTGAATTGGCAGGGGCAATGATATAAAGGATTCTTGTAATGGAACTAACAAGCAAATCAATCACCAATCAACCCCGCAAAATCGCTACCGCCGCGGGAGTGCTTTATATCCTTGGCATTATCGCGGGCATCCTGAGCATTTCTTATGTCATAGATGATCCGGAGTATCTCGTAAAAGCGGCGTCGGACACTCATGGCGTACTGGTCACGGCGTTTTTCCATTTACTGATGGCGCCAATATATGTTGGCGTTGCGATAGTGCAATACCCCGTATTGAGAAAATATAATCAATTACTGGCCTTTGGATTCGCTGGATTCAGGATTATGGCGGGGGTGTTTATCGTAATTGGTGTAATCGTATTGCTGCTGCTTCTTTCCCTGAGCCAGGAGTTTGTAAACGCAGGAAGGCCCGGCGGATCATATTTCCAGACCATGGGCGTACTTTTGCAGACGGGGCGCGATTTATTGAACCATGTGGCGACTATAATTTCCGTATGTATAGGTGGCCTGATGTATTATTCTCTTCTATTTCAGACAAAACTTGTTCCCCGCTGGTTGTCGGGATGGGGTCTGCTGGGAACGACATTGGCCATAGCGGCAAGCCTGCTCTTCTTATTTCGTGTTATTGGTATTATAACCCCAATCTACCTTGCGTTAAATGTTCCCATGGCGTTGCAGGAAATAGTGCTGGCGGTATGGCTGATCGTTAAGGGTTTTAATTCATCGGTGATGGTTCCCGATCGAGCGCGCGGGAATTGAATAAATCGGCTGGAAAGAAATCATGATTATTATGGATCCCAGATAGCAGAATGAATA
Above is a genomic segment from Spirochaetota bacterium containing:
- a CDS encoding DUF4386 domain-containing protein, whose amino-acid sequence is MELTSKSITNQPRKIATAAGVLYILGIIAGILSISYVIDDPEYLVKAASDTHGVLVTAFFHLLMAPIYVGVAIVQYPVLRKYNQLLAFGFAGFRIMAGVFIVIGVIVLLLLLSLSQEFVNAGRPGGSYFQTMGVLLQTGRDLLNHVATIISVCIGGLMYYSLLFQTKLVPRWLSGWGLLGTTLAIAASLLFLFRVIGIITPIYLALNVPMALQEIVLAVWLIVKGFNSSVMVPDRARGN
- a CDS encoding type II toxin-antitoxin system HicB family antitoxin, with the translated sequence MKDILKHKDFIGSVHFNADDELFYGKIEGINDLITFEGKSVKELLSSFREAVDDYIRLCKSNKKPIYKSYKGSFNVRISPTLHRKAIEKALSLGIPLNQLVQKAIENEVSTGK